A genomic region of Panulirus ornatus isolate Po-2019 chromosome 24, ASM3632096v1, whole genome shotgun sequence contains the following coding sequences:
- the LOC139757014 gene encoding uncharacterized protein isoform X5 — MHRYSRSEDFDSRTDSSLSWGDDEFEGEATRQVGILFDQLDFLLYKEKVPPSPIPCSSDSSDTYRFPYVRADSNTSITPSDDVEISISSNDIQDMKIITDAARITQVNQKESFFDVEDLGSAEILYNSSRLLKSSPRFSLVSTHNPSPELQEECSSWVQQFPHFRARGHSLDFQLLNILEKYLAQGGFSQENNEESEEEVIAYDGDFTHLLPSVTFTSANQAKHSHSDDQKRETSSSRVCSGSNDPEVLKEQILIMLFDKLWLSVTDIIEPLLHQYAKYVIEQSVQYSSLSREPSTRGSRIECHTPIRKVSEELVKPNAKLPKATYSLFRPNSSESTRNCEMDRQSNGLRRPCSAFNRLKNVDFTAEIHQEELQDLLLVSSKPLQNCEDRLRSRTSSASVTRESSAKSHLSQISLPSLATPRTPVRRPVSSKTANHLLTPMRVEGVINHGEQRPASTSSYNSRVRFQEKFQHLSRQGTIQESQGDNIDLDIDEDALEVPNPAWSRHISFLPPITDSSETLHRIHGGQQIVRHSATPRRRDSSAEIPLNIVQDDQQPQSPIMTGEDLQLSTLSIRGTMVSAAQRPHAHIRSKKHVWASGMRPVEPFLSWVMERVDIGARSVGQDGNMVVKNAFVNGGSKNMCMMRTKHFRRYSHH; from the exons ATGCATAG ATACTCAAGGTCAGAAGACTTTGATAGCAGAACTGATTCTTCTCTCTCTTGGGGGGATGATGAATTTGAAGGAGAAGCCACAAGACAAGTTGGTATTCTTTTTGATCAACTAGATTTTCTCCTTTATAAAGAAAAGGTACCACCTTCTCCCATACCATGTTCTTCAGATTCCAGTGATACCTATAGATTTCCATACGTAAGAGCAGATTCAAATACCTCTATAACTCCAAGTGATGATGTAGAGATCTCAATATCTTCAAATGATATTCAGGATATGAAAATAATCACAGATGCAGCGAGAATTACGCAGGTGAATCAGAAAGAAAGTTTCTTTGACGTGGAAGATCTGGGTTCAGCAGAAATTCTGTATAACAGTAGTAGATTATTAAAATCGAGTCCCAGATTCAGTCTTGTTTCAACTCATAATCCATCACCAGAGTTGCAGGAAGAATGCTCAAGCTGGGTGCAACAGTTCCCTCATTTCAG ggcAAGAGGCCACAGCCTAGATTTTCAATTGCTAAATATTCTTGAAAAGTACTTGGCTCAAGGCGGTTT ttcccaggaaaataatgaagaaagTGAGGAGGAGGTCATTGCCTATGATGGTGACTTTACTCACCTGTTACCTTCAGTTACTTTTACCAGTGCCAATCAAGCCAAACATTCTCATAGTGACGACCAAAAGAGAGAAACTTCCAGTAGTAGAGTGTGTAGTGGATCTAATGATCCTGAAGTGTTAAAAGAGCAAATACTTATTATGTTGTTTGATAAGTTGTGGTTATCTGTGACTGATATAATTGAACCACTACTTCATCAGTATGCCAAATATGTAATAGAACAGTCAGTACAATATTCATCTTTATCCAGGGAGCCCAGTACACGAGGGTCAAGGATAGAGTGTCATACACCTATAAGGAAAGTGAGTGAAGAATTAGTAAAGCCAAATGCAAAGTTGCCTAAAGCTACTTATTCATTGTTCAGACCAAATAGTAGTGAAAGCACAAGAAATTGTGAAATGGACAGACAATCAAATGGCTTAAGGCGACCATGTAGTGCTTTTAACAGATTGAAAAATGTTGATTTTACTGCAGAAATACACCAAGAAGAACTGCAAGATTTGTTACTAGTCTCTTCTAAACCCTTGCAAAATTGTGAGGATCGATTACGATCTCGAACCTCATCAGCATCAGTGACTAGAGAATCATCAGCCAAGTCACACTTATCACAAATTTCTCTCCCATCTTTAGCCACTCCAAGAACACCTGTGCGTAGGCCTGTGTCATCAAAGACAGCTAATCATCTTCTTACTCCCATGAGAGTGGAGGGTGTCATCAACCATGGGGAACAGCGTCCTGCATCTACCTCTTCTTACAATTCTCGTGTCAG ATTTCAAGAAAAGTTCCAACATTTGAGTCGACAGGGAACTATCCAAGAGTCTCAAGGAGATAACATAGATCTGGATATAGATGAAGATGCTCTGGAAGTCCCCAACCCAGCATGGTCAAGACACATATCCTTTCTTCCTCCTATTACAGATAGTAGTGAGACACTACATAGA ATACATGGTGGTCAGCAAATAGTAAGACATAGTGCCACTCCAAGAAGGAGAGATTCATCTGCTGAGATACCTCTCAACATAGTTCAAGATGAT CAGCAGCCACAGTCCCCGATCATGACAGGGGAAGATCTACAGCTATCCACTCTTAGCATTAGAGGCACCATGGTGTCGGCAGCACAACGCCCTCATGCACACATCAGATCTAAAAAGCACGTTTGGG CCTCAGGAATGCGGCCAGTTGAACCATTCTTGTCGTGGGTAATGGAGCGTGTTGACATCGGAGCACGCTCAGTAGGTCAAGATGGAAACATGGTTGTCAAGAATGCTTTTGTTAATGGGGGAAGCAAAAACATGTGTATGATGCGGACAAAGCACTTTAGAAG